One Bacillus sp. FJAT-52991 genomic region harbors:
- a CDS encoding MotE family protein: protein MARKKKKEIVEYEEGNKTSKLQWLLFAVIIPLLFAVTVSLIVMTIAGVNIFDKAKELGASIPGVSSMIDSESSKDSKVAKDRLVSLQAEVEDQKAEIEKLQKKLEASDQEIEKLLTEKDRLEIELEQQQKQEEDSGKGKTDDKGDNPLIDTYESMSPKNIANILVNLSDNEAVSIISEMSTDKQAEILEKLPPETAAKYTKMLTQ from the coding sequence ATGGCACGAAAAAAGAAAAAAGAAATCGTAGAATACGAAGAAGGAAATAAAACTAGTAAATTACAATGGCTTCTTTTTGCTGTTATTATTCCCCTCCTTTTTGCAGTAACGGTCTCACTGATTGTCATGACAATCGCTGGTGTTAATATTTTTGATAAAGCGAAGGAGCTTGGTGCGAGCATTCCGGGCGTCTCTTCAATGATTGATAGTGAATCATCGAAAGACAGCAAAGTAGCGAAGGATCGGCTAGTCTCATTACAGGCAGAAGTTGAAGATCAAAAAGCAGAAATCGAGAAGTTACAAAAAAAACTCGAAGCTTCTGATCAGGAAATCGAGAAATTGTTAACCGAAAAAGATCGATTAGAGATTGAATTGGAACAACAGCAAAAACAAGAAGAAGACAGTGGTAAAGGCAAGACAGATGATAAAGGCGATAACCCATTGATTGATACGTATGAATCAATGTCACCGAAGAACATCGCTAATATTCTTGTAAATTTATCTGATAATGAAGCGGTTAGTATTATTTCAGAGATGAGCACAGACAAGCAAGCGGAAATTTTAGAGAAGCTCCCGCCAGAAACAGCTGCAAAGTATACGAAAATGCTCACTCAATGA
- a CDS encoding flagellar hook-length control protein FliK — protein MIGVGNIFLGGLQTNQAIPPKQAGLGATFQSMLSAETSEASTTMPNETRQLLEAIKQIITAKDIDELTGMAPGVKKVAKEWMSDGKMPSFEDLALFLGMDTTELKSMLEKLMKQFTNMTTGNDTVEQGPISEDTSKEIENPKDRSDMLNMIPEDISDMFNMLQLLTTTSPQDWPKGEGKLVNTLLQAAKVWELFSEKADSHVNAQEQQQALKGMLKELSSKLDSVLQQAFKNYQHLSEEPSSPVVVKTTQAMPKEGIILQPIFHPMSKIETLMMRVSTNPKPMNMEQFIEKFSQVLGNSNLMKTPNGNRLLIKLYPEQLGSLRIELLQQNGVMTAKILSSTSMVKDLFEQHVHSLKQAFAQQNITVDKIELSYSQADPQKFDRSSQQEQQTKQQQQQSQQQKETEDQPVEQFKDVLENMEV, from the coding sequence ATGATAGGTGTAGGAAATATATTTTTAGGTGGTTTGCAGACGAATCAAGCCATACCACCTAAGCAAGCGGGACTCGGAGCCACATTCCAATCAATGTTAAGTGCTGAAACAAGTGAAGCGAGTACAACTATGCCAAATGAAACACGGCAGCTGTTAGAAGCGATCAAACAAATCATCACCGCGAAAGACATCGATGAATTAACCGGTATGGCCCCAGGGGTGAAGAAAGTAGCGAAGGAATGGATGTCTGATGGGAAAATGCCGTCCTTTGAAGACCTAGCTCTTTTTCTAGGGATGGATACAACTGAGTTAAAAAGTATGCTTGAGAAGCTGATGAAACAGTTCACTAATATGACAACTGGAAACGACACAGTAGAACAAGGCCCCATTAGCGAGGATACTTCTAAAGAAATAGAGAATCCCAAGGACAGAAGTGACATGCTCAATATGATCCCCGAGGATATAAGTGACATGTTCAATATGCTCCAATTACTGACCACAACTTCTCCCCAAGATTGGCCTAAAGGTGAAGGCAAATTAGTTAACACCTTATTACAAGCAGCAAAGGTCTGGGAGTTGTTCAGTGAAAAGGCGGATAGCCATGTAAATGCTCAAGAGCAACAACAAGCATTAAAGGGGATGCTGAAAGAACTTTCAAGTAAATTAGACAGTGTTTTACAACAGGCATTTAAAAACTATCAACATCTAAGTGAAGAACCATCATCACCTGTTGTTGTGAAAACAACTCAAGCAATGCCTAAAGAAGGAATCATCCTTCAACCTATTTTTCATCCAATGTCAAAAATAGAAACTTTGATGATGAGGGTGTCAACCAATCCAAAGCCAATGAATATGGAGCAGTTTATTGAAAAATTTTCACAAGTTCTTGGCAATTCTAACTTAATGAAAACGCCAAATGGCAATCGTTTGCTTATTAAACTTTATCCAGAGCAACTCGGTAGCTTAAGAATTGAGTTATTACAGCAAAATGGTGTGATGACGGCGAAGATTCTTTCTTCGACCTCCATGGTGAAGGACTTGTTTGAGCAACATGTTCATAGCTTAAAGCAAGCATTCGCCCAACAAAATATTACAGTTGATAAAATTGAATTGTCCTATAGTCAAGCGGACCCTCAAAAGTTTGATCGTTCGTCACAGCAGGAACAACAGACGAAGCAACAACAGCAACAGTCACAACAACAAAAAGAAACAGAAGACCAACCAGTAGAACAATTTAAAGATGTACTAGAAAATATGGAAGTTTAG
- the flgD gene encoding flagellar hook assembly protein FlgD — protein sequence MSQVSNIDDSLYLENNKKQRQTGNSSLGKDDFLKLLMVQLQNQDPLNPMEDKDMIAQMATFSTLEQQINMTAAIEELVQVQYASQMIGYHSFVGKEIKWHKIEADQDKPDEPPVVIEGTGKIVSVQFKEGGVEFTLEDGTKLEPGNISEIIGGTTSSGNSLVEASQLIGHKVTWEKEGAEQTATVQSVSMKDGNIWLHLDNGEKIAASALTKIE from the coding sequence ATGTCTCAGGTGTCAAACATTGATGACAGTTTATATTTAGAAAATAATAAAAAGCAACGTCAGACAGGTAACAGCTCACTTGGAAAAGATGACTTTCTAAAACTTTTAATGGTACAGCTGCAAAACCAAGATCCTTTAAATCCGATGGAAGACAAAGACATGATTGCTCAGATGGCGACCTTCTCGACTCTTGAACAGCAAATCAACATGACAGCCGCGATAGAGGAACTAGTGCAAGTGCAATATGCATCACAAATGATTGGCTACCATTCATTTGTTGGTAAAGAAATCAAATGGCATAAAATTGAAGCTGATCAGGATAAACCTGACGAGCCACCAGTGGTAATTGAAGGAACAGGCAAAATCGTCTCTGTTCAGTTCAAAGAGGGTGGCGTCGAGTTTACGCTTGAAGATGGTACAAAGTTAGAACCAGGTAATATTTCTGAGATTATAGGCGGAACCACTTCAAGTGGCAATTCACTTGTCGAAGCAAGTCAGTTAATCGGTCATAAAGTCACATGGGAGAAAGAGGGAGCTGAACAAACAGCTACCGTTCAATCTGTATCTATGAAAGATGGGAATATTTGGCTACATTTAGACAATGGCGAAAAAATCGCCGCATCCGCGTTAACAAAAATTGAATAA
- the flgG gene encoding flagellar basal body rod protein FlgG, translating to MLRSMYSGISGMKGFQTKLDVIGNNIANVNTYGFKKGRVVFKDMVSQSVAGASAPGNGRGGTNPRQVGLGSQLAAIDTIQTQGSTQTTYRPLDVAISGDGFLQVKDGNNTLYTRAGNLYLDKDGNLVNSDGLFIQGTTGTGTTVGNIKIPQTAKELSIGADGKVTYTDDTGTLQTAGTIQLAKFANPDGLMKVGNNLFEETPNSGTITTAAPGDKGTGVLVAGTLEMSNVDLSEEFTEMIVAQRGFQANTRIITTSDEILQELVNLKR from the coding sequence ATGCTACGCTCAATGTACTCAGGAATCAGTGGAATGAAAGGTTTTCAAACGAAACTGGATGTCATCGGGAACAATATTGCCAATGTCAATACGTATGGATTTAAAAAAGGGCGCGTTGTTTTTAAAGATATGGTCAGTCAATCAGTGGCAGGGGCAAGTGCTCCAGGAAATGGACGCGGAGGGACGAATCCACGTCAAGTTGGGCTTGGTTCACAATTAGCTGCTATTGATACGATTCAAACGCAAGGGAGTACTCAAACAACGTATCGTCCGCTGGATGTGGCGATTTCTGGTGATGGCTTTTTACAAGTAAAAGATGGCAATAACACATTGTATACAAGAGCGGGAAATCTTTATTTAGATAAAGATGGAAATCTAGTAAATAGTGATGGACTCTTCATTCAAGGAACAACTGGGACAGGAACAACTGTTGGAAATATTAAAATTCCTCAAACAGCTAAAGAGTTGAGTATAGGCGCTGATGGCAAAGTTACTTATACAGATGATACTGGAACGTTACAAACAGCTGGAACTATTCAACTTGCGAAGTTTGCTAATCCAGATGGTTTGATGAAAGTTGGAAACAATTTATTTGAAGAAACGCCAAACTCAGGTACTATAACAACTGCGGCCCCTGGAGACAAAGGCACTGGCGTACTTGTTGCCGGTACACTAGAAATGTCCAACGTCGATCTTTCTGAAGAGTTCACAGAAATGATCGTTGCACAGCGTGGATTCCAGGCGAATACTCGTATCATTACGACATCTGATGAAATTTTACAAGAACTAGTGAACTTAAAGCGATAA
- the flgG gene encoding flagellar basal body rod protein FlgG — protein sequence MLRSMYSGISGMSNFQKKLDVIGNNISNVNTYGFKKGRTTFKDVWSQQITGAAPRQVFKGGVNPKQAGLGVQLSAINNIHTQGSLQTTGRALDLSISGEGFFMVGKGENGTITDKKYTRSGNFYLDQNGHVVNSDGDYLIKAVPNPANPLTAILYIPVTIPPTAQNVSIGKDGTIGYTDQNGNNVVEGVIPLAKFSNPEGLEKSGSNAFVETANSGEPIYSWPGEDGTGTIVSGALEMSNVDLSEELTEMITAQRGFQANTRIISTSDEIMQEIANLRKF from the coding sequence ATGCTTCGGTCGATGTATTCAGGAATTAGCGGGATGTCTAATTTTCAAAAAAAATTAGATGTCATCGGCAATAATATTTCTAACGTGAATACGTATGGATTTAAAAAAGGTCGTACCACTTTTAAAGATGTATGGAGTCAGCAAATTACCGGAGCAGCTCCCCGACAAGTGTTTAAGGGAGGAGTAAATCCGAAGCAAGCGGGGTTAGGTGTGCAACTGTCAGCGATTAATAATATACACACGCAAGGCAGTCTGCAAACAACTGGACGTGCTCTAGATTTATCCATTTCAGGTGAGGGCTTCTTTATGGTAGGAAAAGGAGAGAACGGAACGATCACGGATAAAAAATACACGAGATCCGGCAATTTTTATTTAGATCAAAATGGTCATGTAGTCAACTCTGATGGTGACTATTTAATTAAAGCCGTGCCGAATCCAGCGAATCCTTTAACTGCTATTTTGTATATTCCGGTTACCATTCCGCCGACTGCACAGAATGTTAGCATTGGCAAAGATGGAACGATTGGATATACCGATCAAAATGGAAATAATGTAGTAGAAGGAGTGATTCCTCTCGCTAAGTTTTCCAATCCTGAAGGGCTAGAAAAAAGCGGTTCTAATGCTTTTGTCGAAACCGCTAACTCAGGGGAGCCCATATATAGCTGGCCAGGAGAAGATGGGACAGGAACCATTGTTTCTGGCGCGTTAGAAATGTCCAACGTTGATCTTTCTGAAGAGTTGACAGAGATGATTACTGCTCAGAGAGGGTTTCAGGCCAATACGAGGATTATTTCTACTTCGGATGAAATTATGCAAGAAATAGCTAATTTGAGAAAATTTTAA
- a CDS encoding flagellar FlbD family protein yields the protein MINVTRLNGKPFLLNAIYIEMVESFPDTTITLSNGKKFLVRESEDEVRKRMEDFYRRVHLLGKIDIGEDRDGD from the coding sequence TTGATCAATGTGACGAGATTGAATGGCAAACCCTTTTTATTAAACGCCATTTATATTGAAATGGTGGAAAGCTTTCCGGATACAACGATTACGCTTTCTAATGGAAAGAAGTTTCTCGTTCGTGAATCCGAGGATGAAGTAAGAAAGCGGATGGAGGACTTTTATCGTCGCGTTCATCTTTTGGGGAAAATAGATATAGGAGAGGATCGGGATGGAGACTGA
- the fliL gene encoding flagellar basal body-associated protein FliL, which produces METETQEVQSKNKLLTIMLVLLTVILLVGTVAVIIILKSSNEGSAKEPTIDEVIESSVDIPELTTNLASDDYIRISFKIQTDSKEAMEEMTKRDFQAKNIIIKQLSEMKAEELKGSKGKEKLTEQLKMELNEIMQDGKVLEVYITSYIIQ; this is translated from the coding sequence ATGGAGACTGAAACACAAGAAGTGCAAAGCAAAAATAAGCTTTTAACGATAATGCTCGTTCTCTTAACGGTTATTTTACTAGTAGGTACTGTCGCCGTCATTATTATTTTGAAATCTTCAAATGAAGGTAGTGCGAAAGAACCGACGATCGATGAAGTCATTGAATCATCGGTAGATATACCTGAATTGACAACGAACTTAGCGTCGGATGATTACATTCGAATTTCTTTTAAAATCCAAACGGATAGTAAAGAAGCGATGGAAGAAATGACGAAGCGTGACTTTCAAGCAAAAAATATTATTATTAAGCAGCTGTCTGAAATGAAGGCAGAAGAGTTAAAAGGAAGTAAAGGAAAAGAGAAGTTAACAGAACAATTAAAAATGGAATTAAACGAAATTATGCAGGATGGAAAAGTTCTTGAAGTGTATATCACCTCTTATATCATCCAATAA
- the fliM gene encoding flagellar motor switch protein FliM, giving the protein MSGEILSQNEIDALLSALSTGEMDADELKKEEEEKKVKVYDFKRALRFSKDQIRSLTRMHDNFARILTTFFSAQLRTYVQIAVVSADQIPYEEFIRSIPNQTILNVFEVPPLEGRILMEVNPNVAYAMLDRLLGGKGLSVNKVDNLTEIETKIMSNMFERAFENYREAWVNLVDIDPLMAEFEVNSQFLQMVSPNETVVVISLNTTIGETTGMINICIPHVVLEPIIPKLSVHYWMQNPDKKERAPGELEKLEKRIKKADVSVVAELGHSAISIEEFLTLAIGDVIELKQRINEPLSVKVGQKPKFTAQPGKINKQLAVQILDHIEGGEDDDE; this is encoded by the coding sequence ATGTCGGGAGAAATATTATCTCAAAACGAGATTGATGCCTTATTGTCGGCTTTATCTACTGGCGAAATGGACGCTGATGAGCTAAAGAAGGAAGAAGAAGAGAAAAAGGTTAAAGTGTATGACTTTAAAAGGGCGTTGCGTTTTTCGAAAGATCAAATCAGAAGTTTAACGAGAATGCACGATAATTTCGCTCGCATTTTAACGACGTTCTTCTCAGCTCAGCTTCGTACATACGTTCAAATTGCGGTTGTATCGGCTGATCAAATTCCTTACGAAGAATTTATTCGCTCCATTCCTAATCAAACGATTCTTAATGTATTTGAGGTTCCTCCACTTGAGGGAAGAATTTTAATGGAGGTTAACCCAAATGTAGCATATGCGATGTTAGATCGATTGTTAGGCGGAAAAGGGTTAAGCGTCAATAAAGTCGACAATTTAACGGAAATAGAAACAAAAATCATGTCGAATATGTTTGAACGAGCTTTCGAAAATTATCGAGAAGCTTGGGTGAATCTTGTCGATATTGATCCTTTGATGGCGGAATTTGAGGTGAATTCTCAATTTTTGCAGATGGTATCACCTAATGAAACTGTAGTTGTGATATCATTAAACACGACAATTGGTGAAACGACCGGAATGATCAATATCTGTATTCCGCACGTTGTATTAGAGCCGATTATTCCTAAATTATCTGTTCATTACTGGATGCAAAATCCAGATAAAAAGGAAAGAGCGCCAGGTGAACTCGAAAAGCTTGAGAAACGTATTAAAAAAGCAGATGTATCTGTTGTCGCAGAGCTTGGACATTCAGCTATTTCGATAGAGGAATTCCTAACTCTTGCAATAGGAGATGTTATTGAATTGAAACAGCGTATTAACGAGCCCCTGTCTGTTAAAGTTGGTCAAAAACCAAAGTTTACGGCACAGCCGGGTAAAATAAATAAACAATTGGCTGTACAAATTCTTGACCATATAGAGGGGGGAGAAGACGATGATGAGTGA
- the fliY gene encoding flagellar motor switch phosphatase FliY, which yields MSDDMLSQEEIDALLKGPGEDSKEDEASSTSLTNVEDYLDSFEQDTLGEIGNISFGSSATALSSLLNQKVDITTPTVSIIERKKLKDEFPHPYVAIEVEYTEGFSGANLLVIKQTDAAIIADLMLGGDGTSPNPDLGEIQLSAVQEAMNQMMGSAATSMSTIFSKKVDISPPVIALMDLQQGEGADTIPELDLLVKISFRLTIGDLIDSNIMQLLPLNFAKSLVNELINSSEEAVSAAPSAEAPVVTQPSNEGAKQAEPKPAVQESVPVQQAQESVPLHIQERPKQPNVNVQSASFATFEQPALKQHEARNLNMLLDIPLQVTVELGRTTRSVKDVLDLTSGSIIELDKLAGEPVDILVNSRLIAKGEVVVIEENFGVRITDILSQSDRLNNLK from the coding sequence ATGAGTGATGATATGCTATCTCAGGAAGAAATTGATGCTTTGTTGAAAGGACCTGGAGAAGACAGTAAAGAAGACGAAGCTTCAAGTACATCGTTAACTAACGTGGAAGATTACTTGGATTCGTTTGAACAAGATACGCTAGGTGAAATAGGAAATATATCATTTGGCAGTTCAGCTACGGCTCTCTCTAGTTTATTGAATCAAAAGGTGGATATCACTACACCGACTGTTTCAATCATCGAAAGAAAAAAATTAAAAGACGAATTTCCACATCCATATGTAGCTATTGAAGTGGAGTATACAGAAGGGTTTTCTGGCGCGAATTTGCTAGTCATTAAGCAAACAGATGCAGCCATTATTGCTGATTTAATGCTCGGTGGCGATGGTACTTCGCCTAATCCAGATTTGGGAGAAATTCAACTAAGCGCTGTACAAGAGGCCATGAATCAGATGATGGGGTCGGCGGCGACTTCGATGTCCACCATTTTTAGTAAGAAGGTAGATATTTCACCTCCAGTCATTGCTTTAATGGATTTACAGCAAGGCGAGGGTGCCGATACCATACCAGAACTTGATTTACTTGTCAAAATTTCTTTCCGACTAACCATTGGAGATTTAATTGACTCTAATATTATGCAACTGCTGCCATTGAATTTCGCTAAAAGCTTAGTAAATGAGCTGATCAATTCTTCTGAAGAAGCGGTATCCGCTGCGCCATCAGCAGAAGCACCTGTAGTGACTCAGCCAAGTAACGAGGGGGCAAAACAAGCGGAACCAAAACCAGCAGTGCAGGAAAGTGTACCTGTTCAACAAGCGCAAGAATCGGTGCCACTTCATATACAAGAGCGGCCAAAACAGCCGAATGTGAATGTGCAATCAGCTTCTTTTGCTACATTTGAGCAGCCTGCATTGAAACAGCATGAAGCTCGTAACTTAAATATGCTTCTTGATATTCCGCTGCAAGTGACAGTTGAGTTAGGTAGAACGACTCGATCCGTAAAGGATGTCCTTGATTTAACATCAGGATCGATTATTGAATTGGATAAATTAGCTGGTGAACCAGTTGATATTCTTGTCAATAGCCGATTGATTGCTAAAGGAGAAGTAGTTGTAATAGAAGAAAATTTTGGTGTTCGGATTACAGATATTTTGAGTCAGAGCGACCGTTTGAATAATTTGAAATAA
- a CDS encoding response regulator, translated as MGKRILIVDDAAFMRMMIKDILTKNGFEVVGEAADGAQAVEKFKEFQPDLVTMDITMPEKDGITALKEIKALDPNAKIIMCSAMGQQAMVIDAIQAGAKDFIVKPFQADRVIEAISKTLA; from the coding sequence ATGGGAAAGCGTATTTTAATTGTAGATGATGCAGCATTCATGAGAATGATGATTAAGGACATTTTAACGAAAAATGGCTTTGAGGTAGTTGGGGAAGCCGCAGATGGCGCTCAAGCGGTTGAAAAGTTTAAAGAATTCCAGCCAGACTTAGTTACAATGGATATTACGATGCCTGAAAAAGATGGCATTACGGCATTAAAAGAAATTAAGGCGTTAGACCCAAACGCAAAAATTATTATGTGCTCAGCGATGGGCCAACAAGCGATGGTTATTGATGCGATTCAAGCGGGAGCAAAAGACTTTATCGTTAAACCGTTCCAAGCTGATCGAGTGATTGAGGCCATTTCAAAAACTTTAGCTTAA
- a CDS encoding flagellar biosynthetic protein FliO → MIKQVIKSIALILFSVALFTGNYSIAWAEPFNNNVKDCIEHPEKCQQDVDKKEPKEPKESHTEKENENSQAVGLSIWDFVKMIGALVFVVALIYLLLRFVNQKSRSYQKTKLIQHVGGTPLGGNRSVQIVKVGDRLLVLGVGEDIQLLKEISDQEEYERFLQQYNDQMDQMLQPKDMVSNIMNKWKSDQPSTNEDQEKFKKVFEDKLSHMKLSREKAIRKMNSKENGQDE, encoded by the coding sequence TTGATTAAACAAGTGATAAAGTCCATAGCTCTCATATTATTTAGTGTGGCTCTGTTCACAGGCAATTATTCTATTGCCTGGGCAGAGCCATTTAACAATAATGTTAAAGATTGTATTGAACACCCAGAAAAATGTCAGCAAGATGTTGACAAAAAAGAGCCAAAAGAGCCAAAAGAATCACATACAGAAAAAGAAAATGAAAACAGTCAAGCCGTTGGACTATCGATTTGGGATTTCGTCAAAATGATAGGAGCGTTAGTTTTTGTTGTGGCGCTCATTTATTTATTGTTGCGATTTGTCAATCAAAAAAGTCGTTCTTATCAAAAGACGAAGCTGATCCAACATGTTGGTGGAACGCCTCTTGGAGGGAATCGATCCGTTCAAATCGTTAAGGTGGGAGATCGCTTGCTTGTACTTGGTGTAGGTGAGGATATTCAATTATTGAAAGAAATTAGTGATCAAGAAGAATATGAACGTTTTCTTCAACAGTACAATGATCAAATGGATCAAATGCTACAGCCGAAAGACATGGTGTCGAATATCATGAATAAATGGAAGTCTGATCAACCAAGCACCAATGAAGATCAGGAGAAATTTAAAAAGGTGTTTGAAGACAAGCTTAGTCATATGAAGCTTTCAAGAGAGAAAGCGATCAGGAAAATGAATAGCAAGGAGAATGGGCAAGATGAATGA
- the fliP gene encoding flagellar type III secretion system pore protein FliP (The bacterial flagellar biogenesis protein FliP forms a type III secretion system (T3SS)-type pore required for flagellar assembly.) — MNEFIQLFNDSSPDQVATSVKLLLLLTVLSLAPSILILMTCFTRIVIVLSFVRSALATQQMPPTQVLIGLALFLTFFIMGPVFHEVNNEALKPLLNDEIGLEEAYEKASIPMKEFMSEHTRQKDLQLFLDYAQAEQPKTIEDIPLTSLVPAFALSEIKTAFQMGFMIFIPFLVIDMVVASVLMSMGMMMLPPVMISLPFKILLFVLVDGWYLVIQSLLQSF, encoded by the coding sequence ATGAATGAGTTTATCCAGTTATTTAACGATAGTTCACCTGATCAAGTGGCAACTTCCGTTAAGTTATTGTTATTGTTAACGGTCTTGTCTTTAGCACCTAGTATTTTAATATTGATGACTTGTTTTACACGAATTGTCATCGTTTTGTCCTTTGTGAGATCGGCGCTTGCTACTCAGCAAATGCCGCCAACTCAAGTGTTAATTGGACTTGCTCTCTTTTTAACATTTTTCATTATGGGTCCTGTGTTCCATGAAGTAAACAATGAGGCATTGAAACCTTTACTTAATGATGAAATTGGTTTAGAGGAAGCGTATGAAAAGGCAAGCATACCGATGAAGGAATTTATGAGTGAACATACGAGGCAAAAGGATTTACAGCTATTTTTAGATTATGCTCAGGCCGAGCAACCGAAAACGATAGAGGATATTCCATTAACCTCTTTAGTTCCGGCTTTTGCGCTTAGTGAAATTAAAACGGCGTTTCAAATGGGGTTTATGATCTTTATTCCATTTCTTGTCATTGATATGGTTGTTGCTAGTGTTTTAATGTCGATGGGGATGATGATGCTACCGCCGGTGATGATTTCCTTGCCGTTTAAGATTTTGTTATTTGTTCTAGTAGATGGTTGGTATTTAGTGATTCAATCTTTGCTGCAAAGCTTTTAA
- the fliQ gene encoding flagellar biosynthesis protein FliQ, with amino-acid sequence MSSEMVISLAEKGVYTTIMICAPLLILALVVGLAVSIFQATTQIQEQTLAFIPKIVAVLVGLIFFGPWMLSRMLSYTLDIFTNLTRFVG; translated from the coding sequence ATGAGTTCAGAAATGGTTATTTCTTTAGCAGAAAAAGGGGTTTATACCACGATTATGATATGCGCTCCTCTGCTTATTTTAGCCCTTGTTGTGGGGCTTGCCGTCAGTATTTTTCAGGCAACGACGCAAATACAGGAGCAGACGTTAGCGTTTATTCCAAAAATTGTAGCTGTATTGGTTGGCTTGATTTTTTTCGGACCTTGGATGCTTAGTCGTATGCTGTCTTATACCTTGGATATATTTACGAATTTAACGAGATTTGTAGGGTAA
- the fliR gene encoding flagellar biosynthetic protein FliR: MEELLPKLSVFLLIVVRVSCFFVTMPLFSYRTIPAMHRIGFAIVLSWTMYYTLDLPALEINGEYFILIIKEALVGLLIGFIAYMILSAIQIAGGFIDFQMGFAIANVIDPQTGVQSPLIGQYLYMFSLLLLLATNGHYLILDGIFYSYQFIPIDQVGLPFENGQIAEYVSQAFNSMFVIAFQMSMPVVASLFLVDVALGIVARTVPQLNIFVVGFPIKIGVAFIVLIIVMGVIFTVVQKLFEIMLYTMRDVMTLLGGG; the protein is encoded by the coding sequence ATGGAAGAATTATTGCCGAAACTATCGGTGTTTTTATTAATAGTTGTGCGAGTGTCATGTTTTTTTGTCACGATGCCATTGTTTTCTTATCGAACGATACCGGCGATGCATCGAATAGGGTTTGCGATTGTGCTGTCGTGGACGATGTATTATACGCTTGATCTTCCTGCATTAGAAATAAATGGCGAGTATTTTATTTTAATTATAAAAGAAGCATTGGTTGGTTTATTAATAGGCTTCATTGCTTATATGATTTTATCAGCCATTCAAATTGCGGGAGGCTTTATCGATTTTCAAATGGGATTTGCCATTGCGAATGTTATTGATCCACAAACAGGTGTACAAAGTCCACTCATCGGTCAATATTTATATATGTTTTCCTTGCTTTTACTGCTGGCGACGAACGGACATTACTTAATTTTAGATGGGATTTTCTACAGTTATCAGTTTATTCCGATCGATCAAGTAGGTCTTCCGTTTGAGAATGGACAAATAGCTGAATACGTTAGTCAAGCGTTCAACTCCATGTTTGTTATCGCCTTTCAAATGTCAATGCCAGTTGTCGCTTCCTTATTCTTGGTAGATGTGGCATTGGGAATAGTGGCAAGAACTGTGCCGCAACTGAACATTTTTGTCGTCGGTTTTCCGATCAAAATTGGCGTGGCATTTATTGTGTTAATCATTGTAATGGGAGTCATCTTTACAGTTGTTCAGAAACTGTTTGAGATTATGCTGTATACAATGCGCGATGTGATGACATTGTTAGGGGGGGGTTAA